One genomic segment of Motacilla alba alba isolate MOTALB_02 chromosome 1A, Motacilla_alba_V1.0_pri, whole genome shotgun sequence includes these proteins:
- the TOM1 gene encoding target of Myb protein 1 isoform X2, with translation MDFLLGNPFSSPVGQRIERATDGSLRSEDWALNMEICDIINETEEGPKDAFRAIKKRIVGNKNFHEVMLALTVLETCVKNCGHRFHVLVSSQDFVEGVLVRTILPKNNPPAIVHDKVLTLIQSWADAFRSSPDLTGVVAVYEDLRRKGLEFPMTDLDMLSPIHTPQRTVYSSNSQSGQNSPAVNSPQQMESILHPVTLPPGRGTSSDVPITPTPEQIGKLRSELEVVNGNTKVMSEMLTELVPSQAEPSDLELLQELNRTCRAMQQRVLELIPRVLHEQLTEELLLINDNLNNVFLRHERFERLRTGQPVKAPNEAENSLIDLGPNTPSALKQPDVTSNLSSQLAGMNLGSSSVSAGLHSLDTSGKLEEDFDMFALTRGSSLAEQRKGVKYEDPQATKGLAGALDARQQNTGAVPVPQANFMEDIEKWLSTDVGESEDPKGVTSEEFDKFLEERAKVADRLPTLSSSSAGTSLSPPAASHHRKQAKEDDTMFAL, from the exons agagAGCTACCGATGGGTCCCTGCGGAGTGAGGACTGGGCTCTCAACATGGAGATCTGTGACATCATTAACGAGACTGAAGAAGG GCCCAAAGATGCATTCCGAGCCATTAAGAAGAGAATTGTAGGGAATAAGAACTTCCATGAAGTTATGCTGGCTTTGACG GTCCTGGAGACCTGCGTCAAGAACTGCGGCCATCGTTTCCACGTCCTTGTGTCCAGCCAGGACTTTGTAGAAGGTGTCCTGGTGAGAACAATCCTGCCAAAGAACAATCCACCTGCCATAGTGCATGACAAGGTGCTGACCCTCATCCAG TCCTGGGCAGACGCCTTCCGCAGCTCTCCAGACTTGACTGGTGTCGTTGCTGTCTATGAAGACCTGAGACGGAAGGGTTTGGAGTTCCCCATGACTGATCTGGACATGCTGTCACCTATCCACACACCACAGAGG ACTGTGTATAGCTCCAACTCTCAATCTGGACAGAACTCACCTGCAGTCAATTCCCCTCAGCAGATGGAGTCCATCCTCCACCCTGTCACCCTGCCCCCTGGGAGAGGCACATCCAGCGACGTGCCCATCAcacccacaccagagcag ATTGGGAAGCTGCGCAGTGAGCTGGAAGTGGTGAATGGGAACACAAAGGTGATGTCAGAGATGTTGACGGAGTTGGTGCCATCCCAGGCCGAGCCTTctgacctggagctgctgcag GAGCTGAATCGGACATGCAGAGCCATGCAACAGCGAGTCCTTGAGCTGATTCCCCGTGTCCTCCATGAGCAACTCACcgaggagctgctcctcatcaaTGACAACCTCAATAATGTGTTTCTGCGCCATGAAAG GTTCGAGCGACTTCGGACAGGACAGCCTGTTAAG gCACCAAATGAGGCAGAAAACAGCTTGATTGACCTGGGACCCAATACTCCTTCAGCACTGAAACAGCCTGACGTCACCAGCAATCTTTCCTCTCAGCTGGCTGGAATGA ACCTGGGCTCAAGCAGTGTGAGTGCAGGGCTGCACTCTCTCGACACTTCTGGCAAGCTGGAAGAAGACTTTGACATGTTTGCCCTGACCCGTGGCAGCTCACTGGCTGAGCAGCGCAAAGG GGTAAAGTATGAAGACCCCCAAGCCACCAAAGGCCTTGCTGGTGCCCTGGATGCCCGGCAGCAGAACACGGGAGCG gTACCAGTTCCTCAAGCCAATTTCATGGAAGACATAGAAAAGTGGCTCTCCACTGACGTG GGAGAATCAGAGGATCCAAAAGGTGTCACCAGTGAAG AGTTTGACAAATTTCTGGAAGAGCGAGCAAAAGTTGCAGACCGCCTCCCCACTTTGTCCAGCTCATCAGCAGGGACgtctctctcccctcctgctgccagccatcATCGGAAGCAAGCAAAGGAAGATGATACTATGTTTGCCTTGTGA
- the HMOX1 gene encoding heme oxygenase 1 isoform X1 yields the protein MKSVSLPCSRHCLENWCSLGPIHISRECSAPFSAIPGSPFCPRELTSDLSEGTALIPVSLFLPRMSTDLSELLKEATKEVHEQAENTPFMRNFQKGQVSLQEFKLVTASLYFVYSALEEEIERNKDNPVYAPVYFPAELHRKAALEEDLKYFYGRNWREEIPCPEATQKYVERLHYIGKNEPELLVAHAYTRYLGDLSGGQVLKKIAQKALQLPSTGEGLAFFTFDGVSNATKFKQLYRSRMNALEMDLATKKRVMEEAKKAFLLNIRVFEALQELVSKGQENGHPVQPKAELLRMRNVNKSHEHGPAAGKESERTKMRNTDTTPTTSLVRWIVALSFLAMTVAVGLFAM from the exons ATGAAGTCTGTCAGTCTTCCTTGCTCGAGACACTGTTTGGAAAACTGGTGCTCTCTGGGTCCCATCCACATCTCTCGGGAATGCTCTGCTCCTTTTTCTGCCATCCCAGGCTCCCCCTTTTGTCCTAGAGAGCTAACATCTGATTTGTCAGAGGGGACAGCACTAATACCTGTTTCACTGTTCTTGCCCAGGATGTCCACAGACCTGTCAGAACTGTTGAAGGAAGCTACCAAGGAGGTGCACGAGCAGGCAGAGAACACACCGTTCATGAGGAACTTCCAAAAGGGGCAGGTGTCACTCCAGGAGTTTAAG ctgGTTACAGCATCCCTGTACTTCGTCTACTCTGCTCTGGAAGAAGAGATTGAACGTAACAAGGACAATCCAGTTTATGCCCCTGTGTATTTTCCGGCGGAGCTGCACCGCAAAGCTGCCCTGGAGGAAGACTTGAAGTACTTCTACGGCAGAAACTGGAGGGAAGAGATCCCATGTCCTGAGGCTACTCAGAAATATGTCGAGAGGCTCCACTACATAGGCAAGAACGAGCCAGAGCTCCTGGTGGCCCATGCCTACACTCGCTATTTGGGAGACCTGTCGGGGGGGCAGGTGCTGAAGAAAATTGCCCAGAAGGCCCtccagctgcccagcactggggaaGGGCTGGCTTTCTTCACCTTTGATGGGGTCTCCAATGCCACCAAGTTCAAGCAGCTCTATCGCTCCCGCATGAATGCTCTCGAGATGGACCTTGCCACTAAGAAAAGAGTCATGGAGGAGGCCAAGAAAGCATTCCTGTTAAATATACGG GTGTTCGAGgcgctgcaggagctggtgtccAAGGGCCAGGAGAATGGTCACCCTGTGCagccaaaggcagagctgcttcGCATGAGGAACGTCAACAAATCACATGAGCATG gtccagcagctgggaaggaaagtGAGAGGACAAAGATGAGGAACACAGACACGACACCCACCACTTCCCTGGTGCGGTGGATCGTGGCGCTCAGCTTCCTCGCCATGACAGTCGCCGTGGGCTTGTTTGCCATGTGA
- the HMOX1 gene encoding heme oxygenase 1 isoform X2: METSQSHSSERMSTDLSELLKEATKEVHEQAENTPFMRNFQKGQVSLQEFKLVTASLYFVYSALEEEIERNKDNPVYAPVYFPAELHRKAALEEDLKYFYGRNWREEIPCPEATQKYVERLHYIGKNEPELLVAHAYTRYLGDLSGGQVLKKIAQKALQLPSTGEGLAFFTFDGVSNATKFKQLYRSRMNALEMDLATKKRVMEEAKKAFLLNIRVFEALQELVSKGQENGHPVQPKAELLRMRNVNKSHEHGPAAGKESERTKMRNTDTTPTTSLVRWIVALSFLAMTVAVGLFAM, translated from the exons ATGGAAACTTCCCAGTCACACAGCTCGGAAAG GATGTCCACAGACCTGTCAGAACTGTTGAAGGAAGCTACCAAGGAGGTGCACGAGCAGGCAGAGAACACACCGTTCATGAGGAACTTCCAAAAGGGGCAGGTGTCACTCCAGGAGTTTAAG ctgGTTACAGCATCCCTGTACTTCGTCTACTCTGCTCTGGAAGAAGAGATTGAACGTAACAAGGACAATCCAGTTTATGCCCCTGTGTATTTTCCGGCGGAGCTGCACCGCAAAGCTGCCCTGGAGGAAGACTTGAAGTACTTCTACGGCAGAAACTGGAGGGAAGAGATCCCATGTCCTGAGGCTACTCAGAAATATGTCGAGAGGCTCCACTACATAGGCAAGAACGAGCCAGAGCTCCTGGTGGCCCATGCCTACACTCGCTATTTGGGAGACCTGTCGGGGGGGCAGGTGCTGAAGAAAATTGCCCAGAAGGCCCtccagctgcccagcactggggaaGGGCTGGCTTTCTTCACCTTTGATGGGGTCTCCAATGCCACCAAGTTCAAGCAGCTCTATCGCTCCCGCATGAATGCTCTCGAGATGGACCTTGCCACTAAGAAAAGAGTCATGGAGGAGGCCAAGAAAGCATTCCTGTTAAATATACGG GTGTTCGAGgcgctgcaggagctggtgtccAAGGGCCAGGAGAATGGTCACCCTGTGCagccaaaggcagagctgcttcGCATGAGGAACGTCAACAAATCACATGAGCATG gtccagcagctgggaaggaaagtGAGAGGACAAAGATGAGGAACACAGACACGACACCCACCACTTCCCTGGTGCGGTGGATCGTGGCGCTCAGCTTCCTCGCCATGACAGTCGCCGTGGGCTTGTTTGCCATGTGA
- the TOM1 gene encoding target of Myb protein 1 isoform X3, whose translation MEICDIINETEEGPKDAFRAIKKRIVGNKNFHEVMLALTVLETCVKNCGHRFHVLVSSQDFVEGVLVRTILPKNNPPAIVHDKVLTLIQSWADAFRSSPDLTGVVAVYEDLRRKGLEFPMTDLDMLSPIHTPQRTVYSSNSQSGQNSPAVNSPQQMESILHPVTLPPGRGTSSDVPITPTPEQIGKLRSELEVVNGNTKVMSEMLTELVPSQAEPSDLELLQELNRTCRAMQQRVLELIPRVLHEQLTEELLLINDNLNNVFLRHERFERLRTGQPVKAPNEAENSLIDLGPNTPSALKQPDVTSNLSSQLAGMNLGSSSVSAGLHSLDTSGKLEEDFDMFALTRGSSLAEQRKGVKYEDPQATKGLAGALDARQQNTGAGESGASSDGAQLTKWMMRQGMVPVPQANFMEDIEKWLSTDVGESEDPKGVTSEEFDKFLEERAKVADRLPTLSSSSAGTSLSPPAASHHRKQAKEDDTMFAL comes from the exons ATGGAGATCTGTGACATCATTAACGAGACTGAAGAAGG GCCCAAAGATGCATTCCGAGCCATTAAGAAGAGAATTGTAGGGAATAAGAACTTCCATGAAGTTATGCTGGCTTTGACG GTCCTGGAGACCTGCGTCAAGAACTGCGGCCATCGTTTCCACGTCCTTGTGTCCAGCCAGGACTTTGTAGAAGGTGTCCTGGTGAGAACAATCCTGCCAAAGAACAATCCACCTGCCATAGTGCATGACAAGGTGCTGACCCTCATCCAG TCCTGGGCAGACGCCTTCCGCAGCTCTCCAGACTTGACTGGTGTCGTTGCTGTCTATGAAGACCTGAGACGGAAGGGTTTGGAGTTCCCCATGACTGATCTGGACATGCTGTCACCTATCCACACACCACAGAGG ACTGTGTATAGCTCCAACTCTCAATCTGGACAGAACTCACCTGCAGTCAATTCCCCTCAGCAGATGGAGTCCATCCTCCACCCTGTCACCCTGCCCCCTGGGAGAGGCACATCCAGCGACGTGCCCATCAcacccacaccagagcag ATTGGGAAGCTGCGCAGTGAGCTGGAAGTGGTGAATGGGAACACAAAGGTGATGTCAGAGATGTTGACGGAGTTGGTGCCATCCCAGGCCGAGCCTTctgacctggagctgctgcag GAGCTGAATCGGACATGCAGAGCCATGCAACAGCGAGTCCTTGAGCTGATTCCCCGTGTCCTCCATGAGCAACTCACcgaggagctgctcctcatcaaTGACAACCTCAATAATGTGTTTCTGCGCCATGAAAG GTTCGAGCGACTTCGGACAGGACAGCCTGTTAAG gCACCAAATGAGGCAGAAAACAGCTTGATTGACCTGGGACCCAATACTCCTTCAGCACTGAAACAGCCTGACGTCACCAGCAATCTTTCCTCTCAGCTGGCTGGAATGA ACCTGGGCTCAAGCAGTGTGAGTGCAGGGCTGCACTCTCTCGACACTTCTGGCAAGCTGGAAGAAGACTTTGACATGTTTGCCCTGACCCGTGGCAGCTCACTGGCTGAGCAGCGCAAAGG GGTAAAGTATGAAGACCCCCAAGCCACCAAAGGCCTTGCTGGTGCCCTGGATGCCCGGCAGCAGAACACGGGAGCG GGGGAGTCTGGTGCCTCTAGTGATGGAGCTCAGCTGACAAAATGGATGATGCGTCAAGGAATG gTACCAGTTCCTCAAGCCAATTTCATGGAAGACATAGAAAAGTGGCTCTCCACTGACGTG GGAGAATCAGAGGATCCAAAAGGTGTCACCAGTGAAG AGTTTGACAAATTTCTGGAAGAGCGAGCAAAAGTTGCAGACCGCCTCCCCACTTTGTCCAGCTCATCAGCAGGGACgtctctctcccctcctgctgccagccatcATCGGAAGCAAGCAAAGGAAGATGATACTATGTTTGCCTTGTGA
- the TOM1 gene encoding target of Myb protein 1 isoform X1 has protein sequence MDFLLGNPFSSPVGQRIERATDGSLRSEDWALNMEICDIINETEEGPKDAFRAIKKRIVGNKNFHEVMLALTVLETCVKNCGHRFHVLVSSQDFVEGVLVRTILPKNNPPAIVHDKVLTLIQSWADAFRSSPDLTGVVAVYEDLRRKGLEFPMTDLDMLSPIHTPQRTVYSSNSQSGQNSPAVNSPQQMESILHPVTLPPGRGTSSDVPITPTPEQIGKLRSELEVVNGNTKVMSEMLTELVPSQAEPSDLELLQELNRTCRAMQQRVLELIPRVLHEQLTEELLLINDNLNNVFLRHERFERLRTGQPVKAPNEAENSLIDLGPNTPSALKQPDVTSNLSSQLAGMNLGSSSVSAGLHSLDTSGKLEEDFDMFALTRGSSLAEQRKGVKYEDPQATKGLAGALDARQQNTGAGESGASSDGAQLTKWMMRQGMVPVPQANFMEDIEKWLSTDVGESEDPKGVTSEEFDKFLEERAKVADRLPTLSSSSAGTSLSPPAASHHRKQAKEDDTMFAL, from the exons agagAGCTACCGATGGGTCCCTGCGGAGTGAGGACTGGGCTCTCAACATGGAGATCTGTGACATCATTAACGAGACTGAAGAAGG GCCCAAAGATGCATTCCGAGCCATTAAGAAGAGAATTGTAGGGAATAAGAACTTCCATGAAGTTATGCTGGCTTTGACG GTCCTGGAGACCTGCGTCAAGAACTGCGGCCATCGTTTCCACGTCCTTGTGTCCAGCCAGGACTTTGTAGAAGGTGTCCTGGTGAGAACAATCCTGCCAAAGAACAATCCACCTGCCATAGTGCATGACAAGGTGCTGACCCTCATCCAG TCCTGGGCAGACGCCTTCCGCAGCTCTCCAGACTTGACTGGTGTCGTTGCTGTCTATGAAGACCTGAGACGGAAGGGTTTGGAGTTCCCCATGACTGATCTGGACATGCTGTCACCTATCCACACACCACAGAGG ACTGTGTATAGCTCCAACTCTCAATCTGGACAGAACTCACCTGCAGTCAATTCCCCTCAGCAGATGGAGTCCATCCTCCACCCTGTCACCCTGCCCCCTGGGAGAGGCACATCCAGCGACGTGCCCATCAcacccacaccagagcag ATTGGGAAGCTGCGCAGTGAGCTGGAAGTGGTGAATGGGAACACAAAGGTGATGTCAGAGATGTTGACGGAGTTGGTGCCATCCCAGGCCGAGCCTTctgacctggagctgctgcag GAGCTGAATCGGACATGCAGAGCCATGCAACAGCGAGTCCTTGAGCTGATTCCCCGTGTCCTCCATGAGCAACTCACcgaggagctgctcctcatcaaTGACAACCTCAATAATGTGTTTCTGCGCCATGAAAG GTTCGAGCGACTTCGGACAGGACAGCCTGTTAAG gCACCAAATGAGGCAGAAAACAGCTTGATTGACCTGGGACCCAATACTCCTTCAGCACTGAAACAGCCTGACGTCACCAGCAATCTTTCCTCTCAGCTGGCTGGAATGA ACCTGGGCTCAAGCAGTGTGAGTGCAGGGCTGCACTCTCTCGACACTTCTGGCAAGCTGGAAGAAGACTTTGACATGTTTGCCCTGACCCGTGGCAGCTCACTGGCTGAGCAGCGCAAAGG GGTAAAGTATGAAGACCCCCAAGCCACCAAAGGCCTTGCTGGTGCCCTGGATGCCCGGCAGCAGAACACGGGAGCG GGGGAGTCTGGTGCCTCTAGTGATGGAGCTCAGCTGACAAAATGGATGATGCGTCAAGGAATG gTACCAGTTCCTCAAGCCAATTTCATGGAAGACATAGAAAAGTGGCTCTCCACTGACGTG GGAGAATCAGAGGATCCAAAAGGTGTCACCAGTGAAG AGTTTGACAAATTTCTGGAAGAGCGAGCAAAAGTTGCAGACCGCCTCCCCACTTTGTCCAGCTCATCAGCAGGGACgtctctctcccctcctgctgccagccatcATCGGAAGCAAGCAAAGGAAGATGATACTATGTTTGCCTTGTGA
- the MCM5 gene encoding DNA replication licensing factor MCM5: MSGFDDPGIYYSDSFGGDASVDEGQVRKSQLQKRFKEFLRQYRVGTDRTGFTFKYRDELKRHYNLGQYWVEVEMEDLASFDEDLADYLYKQPTEHLQLLEEAAKEVADEVTRPRPSGEETLQDIQVMLRSDANAANIRSLKSDQMSHLVKIPGIVIAATPVRAKATRITIQCRSCRNTISNIAVRPGLEGYALPRKCNTEQAGRPRCPLDPYFIMPDKCKCVDFQVLKLQESPDAVPHGEMPRHLQLYCDRYLCDKVVPGNRVTIMGIYSIKKSAQSKNKSHYNVGVGIRSAYIRVVGIQVDTEGSGHSFSGSVTPQEEEELRRLAAMPNIYETIAKSIAPSIYGSTDIKKAIACLLFGGSRKRLPDGLTRRGDINLLMLGDPGTAKSQLLKFVEKCSPIGVYTSGKGSSAAGLTASVIRDPVSRNFFMEGGAMVLADGGVVCIDEFDKMREDDRVAIHEAMEQQTISIAKAGITTTLNSRCSVLAAANSVFGRWDDTKGEENIDFMPTILSRFDMIFIVKDEHNEERDMTLAKHVMALHVSALTQTQAVEGEIELSKLKKLISFCRTKCGPRLSAGAAEKLKNRYVLMRSGTRQHEQESDRRSSIPITVRQLEAIVRIAESLAKMRLQPFATETDVEEALRLFHVSTLDAAMSGNLSGAEGFTTQEDQEMLSRIEKQLKRRFAIGSQVSEHSIVQDFMRQKYPEHAIYKVLQLMMRRGEIQHRMQRKVLYRIK; this comes from the exons ATGTCCGGCTTCGACGACCCCGGCATTTACTACAGCGACAGTTTTGGGGGAGACGCGTCCGTGGACGAGGGGCAGGTTCGGAAGTCGCAGCTGCAGAAGCGGTTCAAGGAGTTCCTGCGGCAGTACCGGGTGGGCACGGACCGGACGGGCTTCACCTTCAAATacag GGATGAGCTCAAGCGGCATTACAACCTGGGGCAGTACTGGGTGGAGGTGGAGATGGAAGACTTGGCCAGCTTTGATGAAGATCTCGCAGACTACTTGTACAAGCAGCCAACAGAGCACCTGCAGCTG ctggaagaagcagcaaaagaagTTGCAGATGAGGTCACTCGTCCTCGTCCCTCAGGGGAGGAGACTCTCCAAGACATCCAAGTGATGCTGAGGTCGGATGCCAACGCAGCCAACATCCGCAGCCTGAAG TCTGACCAGATGTCCCATCTTGTGAAGATCCCTGGGATTGTAATTGCAGCAACCCCTGTGAGAGCCAAAGCCACCAGAATCACCATCCAGTGCCGCAGCTGCCGCAACACCATCAGCAACATCGCGGTGCGCCCGGGCCTGGAGGGCTACGCTCTGCCCAGGAAATGCAACAC AGAACAAGCTGGCCGCCCAAGGTGCCCTCTGGACCCTTATTTTATCATGCCAGATAAGTGCAAGTGCGTGGATTTCCAGGTTCTGAAACTGCAGGAGTCTCCAGATGCCGTGCCACACGGGGAGATGCCCCGGCACTTGCAGCTCTACTGTGACAG GTACCTGTGTGACAAAGTTGTCCCAGGGAACAGAGTCACTATCATGGGGATCTACTCCATCAAGAAATCTGCACAGAGCAAGAACAAAAGCCATTACAATGTGGGGGTGGGCATCCGGAGCGCTTACATCCGCGTGGTGGGCATCCAGGTGGACACGGAGGGCTCAG GACATAGCTTCAGTGGCTCGGTGACCCCTCAAGAAGAGGAGGAACTTCGTCGCCTTGCTGCCATGCCCAACATCTATGAGACAATTGCCAAGAGCATCGCGCCCTCCATCTACGGCAGCACTGATATCAAGAAGGCCATTGCCTGCCTCTTATTTGGAGGCTCCCGCAAGAG GCTCCCAGATGGCCTGACCCGCAGAGGGGACATCAACTTGCTGATGCTGGGGGACCCTGGCACGGCCAAATCTCAGCTGCTGAAGTTTGTTGAGAAGTGTTCACCCATTGGG GTGTACACctcaggaaaaggcagcagtgctgctggcttgACAGCCTCGGTGATCCGTGACCCTGTCtccaggaatttcttcatggaggGAGGAGCCATGGTGCTGGCAGACGGAGGAGTGGTGTGCATCGATGAGTTTGACAAG ATGCGGGAGGATGACCGTGTGGCCATCCATGAGGCGATGGAGCAGCAGACCATCTCCATTGCCAAG GCAGGAATCACAACCACACTCAACTCCCGCTGCTCGGTTCTGGCAGCTGCCAACTCCGTCTTTGGGCGCTGGGATGATACCAAGGGCGAGGAGAACATTGATTTTATGCCCACCATCCTGTCCCGATTCGACATGATCTTCATCGTTAAGGATGAGCACAATGAGGAGCGAGACATG ACGCTGGCCAAGCACGTGATGGCCTTACATGTGAGTGCCTTGACGCAGACCCAGGCCGTGGAGGGTGAGATCGAGCTGAGCAAGCTGAAGAAGCTCATCTCCTTCTGTCGGAC GAAGTGTGGCCCTCGGCTGTCAGCAGGGGCGGCGGAGAAGCTGAAGAACCGCTACGTCCTGATGCGCAGTGGCACCCGCCAGCACGAGCAGGAGAGCGACCGCCGCTCCAGCATCCCCATCACTGTCCG GCAGCTGGAGGCCATTGTGCGCATTGCCGAGTCCTTGGCGAAGATGAGGCTTCAGCCCTTTGCCACCGAGACAGATGTTGAGGAGGCCTTGCGGCTCTTCCACGTGTCCACGCTTGATGCAGCCATGTCAGGCAACCTGTCAG GGGCAGAAGGCTTCACGACACAGGAGGACCAAGAGATGCTGTCCCGCATTGAGAAGCAGCTCAAGCGCCGCTTCGCCATCGGCTCCCAGGTGTCCGAGCACAGCATCGTCCAGGATTTCATGCGGCAG AAGTACCCAGAACACGCCATCTACAAGGTGCTGCAGCTGATGATGCGGCGGGGGGAGATCCAGCACCGCATGCAGCGCAAGGTCCTGTACCGCATCAAGTGA